Proteins from a single region of Hydra vulgaris chromosome 12, alternate assembly HydraT2T_AEP:
- the LOC100206664 gene encoding syntaxin-binding protein 1, with protein MSLKSIVGEKILNEVIKSVKVPGEWKALVLDPLSTRVVSSCCKMRDIVMEGITIVEDLTKGRQSLPLEAIYFVSPTDSSVQAIIDDFKDSNNPRYTGAHIFFTEVCPEILFEKFAKASNSFGRRVKTLKEINIAYMPVEMQVFSLDNKQALAYLCSPNQTTIKEKRPICIDQIAEQLATLCASLGEYPSIRYRSASQLSLDIAQALLNRLNAYKADDPSMGEGQPKQQSQMIILDRGFDLVSPLLHELTYQAMAYDLLDIQNDVYKYEVQSGGEYIPKEALLDENDELWVALRHKHIANVLKEINSMIKEFSELKRITGPGTKEATTIKDLSLLLKKMPQYQKELIKYSLHLNLAEECLHVYNKNQIEKLCAVEQDLATGVDKDGEKISKDHMRAIVPVLLDQSITENNKLRIILLYAIMKQGISEESMNKLMEHAKISHEGKKTIYNISNLDVPIVQDSGKKKPLPSRKERSEETYQLSRYVPYLKDIMEDVVESKLDSKLFPYLMTREGGALLPGVASTARSARMYGNWHKDKSQADTKSLPRLFVFIVGGASLSEVRVGYEVGQANKSWEILVGGTEILTPETFLERASTLV; from the coding sequence atgtcattgaaaaGTATTGTTGGTGAAAAAATTCTTAACGAAGttataaaaagtgttaaagTACCAGGAGAATGGAAAGCGTTAGTATTAGATCCCCTGTCTACTCGAGTAGTTTCGTCTTGCTGTAAGATGCGTGATATTGTTATGGAAGGAATTACAATAGTTGAAGACTTAACAAAAGGAAGACAATCTCTTCCCTTAGaagctatttattttgtttcaccTACTGACAGCTCGGTTCAAGCTATTATTGATGACTTCAAAGACTCAAATAATCCTCGATACACAGGTGCTCATATTTTTTTCACAGAAGTTTGtcctgaaattttatttgaaaaatttgctAAAGCAAGTAACAGTTTTGGAAGAAGAGTAAAAACccttaaagaaattaatatagCTTATATGCCTGTAGAAATGCAAGTTTTTTCTCTTGATAATAAACAAGCCCTTGCTTATTTATGTAGTCCTAATCAAACaaccataaaagaaaaaagaccaATTTGTATTGATCAAATTGCTGAACAACTTGCTACTTTGTGTGCATCTCTCGGAGAGTATCCATCAATTCGTTATCGGTCTGCATCTCAACTTTCTTTAGACATTGCTCAAGCTCTATTAAATCGTTTAAATGCTTATAAAGCAGATGATCCTTCAATGGGAGAAGGGCAACCAAAACAGCAATCTCAAATGATAATACTTGATCGCGGCTTTGATCTTGTTTCCCCTCTTCTCCATGAGCTTACTTATCAGGCAATGGCTTATGACTTGTTAGATATACAAAATgatgtatataaatatgaagTACAATCTGGTGGTGAATATATACCTAAAGAAGCGTTGCTTGATGAGAATGATGAACTTTGGGTTGCATTGCGGCATAAACATATtgctaatgttttaaaagagaTTAACTCTATGATAAAGGAATTTTCTGAGCTAAAACGTATTACAGGTCCTGGAACAAAAGAAGCAACAACAATTAAAGATTTAtcacttttacttaaaaaaatgccaCAATATCAAAAAGAGTTAATTAAATACTCACTTCATCTTAATCTTGCAGAAGAATGCTTACATGTGTATAATAAGAATCAAATAGAAAAGCTCTGTGCTGTTGAGCAAGATTTAGCTACTGGAGTTGATAAAGATGGAGAAAAAATTAGCAAAGACCATATGAGGGCCATTGTACCTGTACTACTTGATCAAAGTATCACTGAAAATAATAAGCTTCGTATTATTTTGTTGTACGCAATAATGAAACAAGGAATCAGTGAAGAAAGTATGAATAAACTTATGGAGCATGCAAAGATCTCACATGAGggaaagaaaactatttataatatttctaatCTTGATGTTCCTATTGTGCAAGACAGTggcaaaaaaaaacctttgccATCGCGCAAAGAAAGATCTGAAGAAACATATCAACTATCTCGATATGTTCCTTATCTTAAAGACATTATGGAGGATGTTGTAGAAAGTAAGCTGGATTCCAAATTATTTCCTTATTTGATGACTAGAGAAGGTGGGGCATTACTCCCTGGTGTAGCATCTACTGCAAGAAGTGCTAGAATGTATGGTAACTGGCATAAAGATAAATCTCAGGCAGATACAAAAAGTTTGCCTCGTCTTTTTGTGTTTATTGTTGGTGGTGCATCACTTTCAGAGGTACGTGTTGGTTATGAGGTTGGCCAAGCAAATAAGTCATGGGAAATACTTGTAGGAGGAACTGAAATTTTAACTCCAGAGACATTTTTAGAAAGAGCATCAACattagtttga